Proteins encoded within one genomic window of Saccharomyces mikatae IFO 1815 strain IFO1815 genome assembly, chromosome: 15:
- the DGK1 gene encoding diacylglycerol kinase (similar to Saccharomyces cerevisiae DGK1 (YOR311C); ancestral locus Anc_8.788) — protein sequence MGTEDSITLSNSALEPRTDVKQRLPSKTHQGSIKETSPEKDETSSSDDDAHVPVTEIHLKSHEWFGDFITKHEIPRKVFHSSIGFITLYLYTQGINYKNVLWPLIYAFIILFVLDLIRLNWSFFNMLYCRTVGALMRKKEIHTYNGVLWYILGLIFSFNFFSKDVTLISLFLLSWSDTAAATIGRKYGHLTPKLARNKSLAGSVAAFAVGVITCWVFYGYFVPKYNYVNKPGEIEWTPDTSRLSLNTISLLGGVVAALSEGIDLFNWDDNFTIPVLSSLFMHAVIKAFKK from the coding sequence ATGGGGACTGAAGATAGCATTACCCTTTCAAATAGCGCACTAGAGCCGCGTACAGATGTCAAGCAAAGGCTGCCTTCCAAAACTCATCAAGGCTCgataaaagaaacaagcccggaaaaagatgaaactAGTAGTAGCGATGATGATGCACACGTTCCAGTAACAGAAATACACTTGAAATCCCACGAATGGTTTGGCGATTTTATAACAAAACATGAAATTCCCCGTAAGGTTTTTCATTCTTCCATTGGTTTTATTACACTGTACCTGTATACTCAAGGCATCAATTATAAAAATGTTTTATGGCCGTTGATATATGCCTTCATCATACTGTTTGTTTTGGATTTAATAAGATTAAACTggtcatttttcaatatgcTTTACTGTAGGACTGTGGGTGCGctaatgagaaaaaaggaGATCCATACCTACAATGGGGTGTTGTGGTATATTCTTGGGctgatcttttctttcaactttttttctaaagACGTTACTTTGATATCATTGTTTCTGCTCAGTTGGTCCGATACAGCCGCCGCaacaattggaagaaaGTATGGTCACTTAACACCTAAATTAGCAAGAAACAAATCTCTTGCGGGTTCAGTAGCCGCATTTGCAGTTGGCGTCATCACATGTTGGGTATTTTATGGGTATTTCGTTCCCAAATATAACTACGTTAACAAGCCTGGTGAGATTGAATGGACTCCAGACACAAGCAGATTAAGTTTGAATACTATATCATTGTTAGGCGGTGTCGTTGCCGCCCTGAGTGAGGGTATCGATTTGTTCAATTGGGATGATAATTTTACTATTCCTGTTTTATCATCACTCTTCATGCATGCGGTAATCAAAgctttcaagaaataa
- the RPL20B gene encoding 60S ribosomal protein eL20 (similar to Saccharomyces cerevisiae RPL20A (YMR242C) and RPL20B (YOR312C); ancestral locus Anc_8.789), with translation MRIFASNEVIAKSRYWYFLQKLHKVKKASGEVVSINQINEAHPTKVKNFGVWVRYDSRSGTHNMYKEIRDVSRVAAVETLYQDMAARHRARFRSIHILKVAEIEKTADVKRQYVKQFLTKDLKFPLPHRVQKSAKTFSYKRPSTFY, from the coding sequence ATGAGAATTTTTGCTTCCAATGAAGTTATTGCCAAGTCTCGTTACTGGTACTTCTTGCAAAAATTGCACAAGGTTAAGAAAGCTTCTGGTGAAGTTGTTTCCATCAACCAAATCAATGAAGCTCATCCAACCAAGGTTAAGAACTTCGGTGTCTGGGTTAGATACGATTCTAGATCCGGTACTCACAACATGTACAAGGAAATCAGAGACGTATCCAGAGTTGCCGCTGTCGAGACCTTATACCAAGACATGGCTGCCAGACACAGAGCCAGATTTAGATCTATTCACATCTTGAAGGTTGCTGAAATTGAGAAGACCGCTGATGTCAAGAGACAATACGTTAAGCAATTTTTGACCAAGGATTTGAAGTTCCCATTGCCTCACAGAGTCCAAAAATCTGCCAAGACCTTCTCTTACAAGAGACCATCAACCTTCTACTAA
- the SPS4 gene encoding Sps4p (similar to Saccharomyces cerevisiae SPS4 (YOR313C); ancestral locus Anc_8.790): MSTDLNIVKVTKPQEKSEHFIHKNSNICNETVQPHTEEEQATENIPESHTRDANKQAASRGRLNFKTVDHVGAYPLIQETEEIANKVAITRIILSQTKPRIQKVIISRPVQTVAPVINFFDKVANSTLNTMERVVPSLKTKTYQRLGEEIALPYTMSKKYGKLFKDTTTRNGNTYIYQPVHGRLVRFRKYYNEKFIDTKGKPLVRGQLDPVLLPVNNAFEKATVKYLPKGQKVPNDTFCCEFNRCLALDYNFMTRAVSAASHQIVDIAKLPLVYGWHTNTVYNKNLDKQDDLRMKNVLKGTWDTINDLEHEIWVSVTDGSLFKFFGNKSKGDDLPQLIQ; encoded by the coding sequence ATGTCAACAGATTTAAATATAGTAAAGGTCACAAAACCACAGGAAAAAAGTGAACATTTCATACACAAAAACTCAAACATATGCAATGAAACTGTACAGCCACATACAGAAGAGGAACAAGCTACTGAGAATATTCCCGAGAGCCATACTCGCGATGCAAATAAACAGGCGGCTAGCAGGGGTCGACTAAACTTCAAGACAGTAGATCATGTTGGAGCTTATCCACTAATAcaagaaacagaagaaattgCTAATAAGGTGGCTATCACGAGAATTATTTTATCACAAACAAAGCCCAGAATACAAAAGGTGATAATATCAAGACCTGTTCAAACTGTGGCGCCAgtaatcaatttttttgacaaaGTAGCCAATTCAACATTAAATACTATGGAACGTGTTGTTCCTTCCTTAAAAACAAAGACATATCAAAGACTAGGTGAAGAAATTGCACTACCCTATACCATGTCGAAAAAGTATGGAAAACTGTTTAAGGATACGACTAcaagaaatggaaacaCCTATATTTACCAACCTGTCCATGGAAGGTTGGTAAGATTTAGGAAGTactataatgaaaaattcatagACACAAAAGGCAAACCTTTGGTCAGAGGGCAGCTTGACCCCGTTTTATTACCAGTCAACAATGCGTTTGAAAAGGCAACAGTAAAATATTTACCCAAAGGCCAAAAGGTTCCAAATGATACCTTTTGCTGTGAGTTTAATAGATGTTTAGCCCTAGATTACAATTTCATGACAAGGGCAGTTTCTGCTGCAAGCCATCAAATTGTTGATATTGCAAAACTACCTTTGGTCTATGGATGGCATACAAATACCGTctataataaaaatttagaCAAACAAGATGACttgagaatgaaaaatgttttgaaaGGTACTTGGGATACGATAAATGATTTAGAACACGAAATATGGGTTTCTGTTACTGATGGGAgtttattcaaattttttggtaaCAAATCGAAGGGAGACGATTTACCACAGTTAATACAGTAA
- the SFG1 gene encoding Sfg1p (similar to Saccharomyces cerevisiae SFG1 (YOR315W); ancestral locus Anc_8.791) yields MDEIQPSETFMLRTPKSKKNIGLIIPCTPSKKSKYSPDFTTEDITPSKRFRIYQAKFKTSSRNVKAQTLSVSTKKNRDQITNPFMTEGHTDYCNIISPGLSFDNDCFSEHELVSPLSDISSINSTSPDVEKLDSLDPFGVDSFVWNCKPLVNKEALELHRMIHSSFPMSPPKSGNDMPLLLPKMKKSLSPVGRSVFKPTRYEPSHRLLKPKKSILTMPAKSLNLIVSSSRGSLNDATIFATEINSTLSNEENKLPAISSTWEKLTIPVNSSIKEKYKKLKDQIYGQAGNSDEDEDNEEDNLPDAAVIRGYKFQLKRCEEPTPENSKDYKKVQWAKVLEQ; encoded by the coding sequence atgGATGAGATACAACCTTCAGAGACATTTATGTTGCGAACACcgaaatcaaaaaaaaacattggGCTTATAATACCATGTACACcaagtaaaaaaagtaaatactCCCCAGATTTCACAACAGAAGATATTACACCTTCCAAACGGTTTCGTATATATCAAGCTAAATTTAAAACAAGTTCAAGAAATGTCAAGGCCCAAACTCTCAGCGTgtcaacaaagaaaaatcgaGATCAAATAACTAATCCTTTCATGACTGAAGGACATACTGATTACTGCAATATTATTAGTCCTGGGTTGAGTTTTGATAACGATTGCTTCTCAGAACATGAATTAGTTAGTCCATTAAGtgatatttcttcaataaactCCACTTCACCTGATGTTGAAAAGCTCGATTCTTTAGATCCTTTTGGTGTTGATTCATTTGTCTGGAATTGTAAACCTCTTGTTAATAAAGAAGCATTGGAGCTCCATCGAATGATTCATTCTTCGTTTCCCATGAGTCCACCAAAATCTGGCAATGACATGCCACTATTACTAcctaaaatgaaaaaaagtttatcTCCAGTTGGTAGATCGGTTTTCAAACCAACAAGGTATGAACCCTCTCACCGCTTATTGAAGCCCAAAAAATCAATTCTAACGATGCCAGCTAAATCTCTTAATCTCATAGTCAGTTCCTCGCGAGGTTCGCTAAATGATGCTACCATTTTTGCCACCGAAATAAATTCTACGTTGAgcaatgaagaaaataaattaCCAGCAATTTCTAGTACCTGGGAAAAGCTTACGATTCCGgtaaattcttcaattaaagaaaaatataaaaagcTTAAAGATCAAATTTATGGACAAGCTGGTAACTctgacgaagatgaagataatgaagaagacaaCCTTCCTGATGCAGCGGTAATAAGAGGCTATAAATTCCAATTGAAAAGATGTGAAGAGCCTACGCCAGAGAATAGTAAGGACTATAAAAAAGTTCAGTGGGCAAAAGTTTTAGAACAATAG
- the COT1 gene encoding metal cation transporter COT1 (similar to Saccharomyces cerevisiae ZRC1 (YMR243C) and COT1 (YOR316C); ancestral locus Anc_8.792), giving the protein MKFGSKEIRIISLLLLDTVFFVIEITTGYISHSLALIADSFHMLNDIISLVVALWAVNVAKNKNPDSTYTYGWKRAEILGALINSIFLIALCVSILIEALQRIVAPPVIENPKLVLYVGIAGLISNCAGLFLFHDHGQMHGHGHGHSHGDLFPDREIHMPSSHTHTHAHDDGIGATSPMDSTDNIDEIMPNTIVNNFMNENTRLLTPEDTSKTPTYSASSHTITSGGNNEQYKKSKRSLNMHGVFLHVLGDALGNIGVVLSAFFIWKTDYSWKYYTDPLVSLVITGIIFSSALPLSCRASKILLQATPSTLSGDQVEKDLLQIPGVVAIHDFHIWNLTESIYIASLHIQLDITPDQFTDLAKLVRAKLHHYGIHSATLQPEFTSREVSSTERAAHIGTTAGSQDDHPHIASLSLRPRTCGTTISGSTCLIDDAANCNTDDCLDGH; this is encoded by the coding sequence atgaaatttGGAAGCAAAGAAATAAGGATTATATCCTTGCTGCTGCTGGAtacagttttttttgtgaTAGAGATAACTACCGGGTACATTTCCCACTCTCTGGCCTTGATTGCCGACTCATTCCATATGCTGAACGATATAATTTCTCTTGTGGTTGCCCTTTGGGCGGTGAATGTTgccaaaaacaaaaaccCAGATTCAACGTATACTTATGGTTGGAAAAGGGCTGAGATTTTAGGTGCTTTGATTAACTCCATCTTTTTAATTGCCTTATGTGTCTCTATTCTGATTGAAGCGCTACAAAGAATTGTTGCCCCTCCCGTAATTGAAAATCCTAAATTAGTCCTATATGTGGGCATTGCAGGGTTGATATCGAACTGCGCTGGCCTTTTCCTATTTCACGATCATGGTCAAATGCATGGGCATGGGCATGGTCATTCCCATGGCGATCTCTTTCCTGACAGAGAGATTCATATGCCATCGTCCCACACACATACTCATGCGCATGATGACGGAATAGGGGCCACCTCACCTATGGATAGTACGGACAATATTGACGAGATTATGCCTAATACCATAGTGAATAATTTCATGAATGAAAACACTAGGCTGTTGACGCCAGAAGATACATCGAAGACGCCAACATACTCAGCATCCAGTCATACTATCACCAGCGGCGGCAATAATGAACAATATAAGAAAAGCAAGAGATCCTTAAACATGCATGGCGTGTTCCTACATGTTTTGGGTGATGCTCTTGGTAACATTGGTGTTGTATTATCagcttttttcatttggaaAACCGACTATTCTTGGAAGTATTATACAGATCCACTTGTCTCATTGGTAATTACTGGTATAATATTTTCCTCTGCACTCCCTCTATCGTGTAGGGCTTCCAAAATCTTGTTGCAGGCGACACCTTCTACTTTATCTGGGGATCAAGTGgaaaaagatcttttacAGATACCAGGGGTCGTAGCCATTCATGACTTTCATATTTGGAATTTAACGGAGTCCATTTACATCGCATCTTTGCATATTCAACTCGATATTACACCTGACCAGTTTACCGACCTGGCAAAATTAGTCAGAGCAAAACTTCATCATTATGGCATCCACTCCGCTACGTTGCAACCTGAGTTTACGAGTAGGGAAGTCAGTTCGACCGAAAGAGCTGCACATATTGGAACTACTGCAGGCTCTCAAGATGACCATCCACACATTGCTTCTCTATCATTAAGGCCGAGGACATGCGGCACCACTATTTCAGGATCTACTTGTCTCATCGATGATGCTGCCAATTGCAATACCGATGACTGCTTAGATGGCCATTGA
- the FAA1 gene encoding long-chain fatty acid-CoA ligase FAA1 (similar to Saccharomyces cerevisiae FAA4 (YMR246W) and FAA1 (YOR317W); ancestral locus Anc_8.796), with protein MVAQYTVPVGKAANEHETAPRRNYQCSEKPMVRPPNTKCSTVYEFALECFQKNKNFNAMGWRDVKEIHEESKSVVKKVDGKETSVEKKWMYYELSHYSYNSFDQLTDIMHDVGRGLVKMGLKPNDDDKLHLYAATSHKWMKMFLGAQSQGIPVVTAYDTLGEKGLIHSLVQTGSNAIFTDNSLLSTLIKPVQAAQDVKFIIHFDSIDPADKRQSGKIYQSAHDAIDKIKEARPDIKTFSFEEILKLGEDSRNEIDVHPPSSDDLCCIMYTSGSTGEPKGVVLKHSNIVAGVGGASLNVLKFVGNTDRVICFLPLAHIFELVFELLSFYWGACIGYATVKTLTNSSVRNCQGDLQEFKPTIMVGVAAVWETVRKGILNQIDNLPFLTKKIFWTTYNTKLNMHRFHIPGGGILGNLIFKKIRTATGGQLRYLLNGGSPISRDAQEFISNLICPMLIGYGLTETCASTTILNPAHFELGVAGDLTGCVTVKLIDVEELGYFAKNNQGEVWIKGANVTPEYYKNEKETSQALTSDGWFKTGDIGEWEANGHLKIIDRKKNLVKTMNGEYIALEKLESVYRSNEYVANICVYADQSKTKPVGIIVPNHAPLTKLAKKLGIMERSDSSINIENYLQDSKLVKAVYSDLLKTGKDQGLVGIELLAGIVFFDGEWTPQNGYVTSAQKLKRKEILNAVKDKVDAVYGSS; from the coding sequence ATGGTTGCTCAATATACTGTCCCAGTTGGGAAAGCGGCCAATGAACATGAAACTGCtccaagaagaaattatcaATGTAGCGAGAAGCCAATGGTCAGACCGCCTAACACTAAGTGTTCCACGGTTTATGAGTTTGCTCTGGAGTGCTTccagaagaacaaaaatttcaatgcCATGGGCTGGAGGGATGTTAAGGAAATTCACGAAGAGTCCAAATCTGTTGTGAAAAAAGTTGATGGTAAGGAGACTTCTGtagagaaaaaatggatgTATTATGAACTATCTCATTACAGTTATAACTCCTTCGACCAATTGACGGATATCATGCACGATGTTGGTCGTGGGCTGGTGAAAATGGGGTTGAAGCCTAATGATGACGATAAATTACATCTTTATGCCGCAACTTCCCACAAATGGATGAAGATGTTCCTGGGCGCACAGTCGCAGGGTATTCCTGTTGTTACTGCTTATGACACCTTGGGTGAGAAAGGACTGATTCATTCGCTAGTGCAAACCGGCTCTAACGCCATCTTTACAGATAACTCTTTACTTTCAACTTTAATCAAGCCAGTACAAGCCGCTCAGGATGTAAAATTCATAATTCACTTCGATTCCATCGACCCTGCAGACAAGAGGCAAAGTGGTAAGATCTATCAATCTGCCCATGATGCTATCGATAAGATCAAAGAGGCTAGACCTGATATTAAGACCTTCAGCTTCGAAGAAATCCTGAAACTAGGTGAAGACTCTCGTAACGAGATCGATGTTCATCCGCCTAGTAGTGATGATCTTTGCTGCATTATGTACACTTCAGGTTCTACAGGTGAACCAAAGGGTGTAGTCCTGAAGCATTCAAATATTGTTGCAGGTGTTGGAGGTGCAAGTTTGAATGTTTTAAAATTTGTGGGAAATACAGATCGTGTTATTTGCTTTTTGCCACTTGCCCACATTTTTGAATTAGTATTCGAGTTATTATCCTTTTACTGGGGTGCCTGCATTGGTTATGCCACCGTAAAAACTTTGACCAACAGTTCCGTGAGAAATTGTCAGGGTGATTTGCAAGAGTTCAAACCCACTATTATGGTTggtgttgctgctgtttGGGAAACAGTAAGAAAAGGAATTCTAAACCAAATTGATAATCTACCCTTCCTCACTAAGAAAATCTTTTGGACTACTTATAATACAAAGTTGAACATGCATCGTTTCCACATTCCCGGCGGCGGCATCTTGGGTAATttgattttcaagaaaatcagAACTGCCACAGGTGGACAATTGCGGTATTTGTTAAACGGTGGTTCTCCGATTAGTCGGGACGCTCAGGAGTTCATTTCCAATTTGATTTGCCCCATGTTGATCGGTTATGGTTTAACCGAAACATGTGCTAGCACTACTATCTTGAATCCTGCCCATTTCGAACTGGGCGTCGCAGGTGATTTGACTGGATGTGTCACAGTCAAGTTAATAGATGTTGAAGAATTAGGCTATTTTGCTAAGAACAACCAGGGTGAAGTCTGGATCAAAGGTGCCAATGTCACACCGGAATACTATAAAAACGAAAAGGAAACTTCTCAAGCTTTAACCAGCGATGGCTGGTTCAAGACTGGTGATATCGGTGAATGGGAAGCAAATGGCCACTTGAAAATTATTgacagaaagaaaaatttggtGAAGACAATGAACGGTGAATATATTGCTCTTGAAAAACTAGAATCCGTTTACAGATCCAACGAATACGTTGCTAACATTTGCGTTTACGCTGACCAATCCAAAACTAAGCCGGTCGGTATCATTGTGCCAAATCATGCTCCATTAACAAAATTGGCCAAAAAATTGGGAATCATGGAACGGAGTGATAGTTCAATTAACATTGAGAATTACTTGCAGGATTCAAAATTGGTTAAAGCTGTTTATTCTGATCTGTTGAAGACAGGTAAAGACCAAGGCTTAGTCGGTATTGAATTACTAGCAGGTATAGTGTTCTTTGACGGCGAATGGACCCCACAAAACGGTTATGTTACATCCGCtcagaaattgaaaaggaaggaGATTTTGAATGCCGTCAAAGACAAAGTCGACGCCGTCTATGGTTCTTCTTAA
- the HSH49 gene encoding U2 snRNP complex subunit HSH49 (similar to Saccharomyces cerevisiae HSH49 (YOR319W); ancestral locus Anc_8.797), which yields MNYNTDSGNTVYVGNLDPRITKEQLYELFIQINPVLRIKYPKDKVLQTHQGYAFIEFYNREDAQYVIQIMHNTVKLYDRLIKVRQVTSSIGTSNLASNSSRDITLPVAKLFIKNLADSINCDQLTKIFNKFGRTISEPKIFHLSNGKLKCAYVYFEDFEKADLAIKSLDNQLVANSRINVDYAFKESGKGNAKYGDEVDRLLNKEALKHDMLK from the coding sequence ATGAACTACAACACAGACTCTGGTAATACAGTTTATGTCGGGAATCTAGATCCAAGAATAACGAAAGAACAACTTTATGAACTTTTCATTCAGATTAACCCAGTTTTAAGGATAAAGTATCCTAAGGATAAAGTTTTGCAAACTCACCAAGGGTACGCATTCATCGAATTCTATAACAGAGAGGATGCTCAATATGTGATACAAATAATGCATAATACAGTCAAGTTATACGATCGACTGATAAAAGTTCGTCAAGTGACCAGTTCCATAGGAACTTCCAATTTAGCTTCGAATAGTTCTAGGGACATAACTTTACCTGTTGCTAAGTTGTTTATAAAAAACCTAGCAGATTCGATAAACTGTGACCAATTGACGAAAATATTTAACAAATTTGGCAGGACAATAAGCGAACCTAAGATTTTTCATCTATCGAACGGGAAATTGAAATGTGCGTAtgtttattttgaagattttgagAAAGCAGATTTGGCAATAAAATCGTTGGACAACCAACTAGTGGCTAACAGTAGAATAAATGTTGATTATGCTTTTAAGGAAAGTGGCAAAGGTAACGCGAAATATGGCGACGAGGTTGATAGATTGTTGAATAAAGAAGCATTAAAGCATGACATGTTAAAATAA
- the GNT1 gene encoding glucose N-acetyltransferase (similar to Saccharomyces cerevisiae GNT1 (YOR320C); ancestral locus Anc_8.798), protein MRLISKRRIRFLVFVLFGVLTVFIVSRCVVHFQYNEEIKYYKKYFQQKKDGLHIYNPLEIKQIPVGTIDELYAARLDGELKSNRVIEWSKFAYVNYVTDADYLCNTLIIFNDLKQEFGTKAKLVLLISQDLVESSTSSKIDDVNLLLRKIQAIDENQVIIKYIDNIVKPKDTTPWNESLTKLLVFNQTEFDRIIYFDNDANLRSDLDELFFLPDHIKFAAPLTYWSLSNDDLKKSYHETQHREKQPINLESYTKVLTKRIRKGQMIYNHLPSLPHSLYLNSNNIAQDIMSSTSSLSPLFNFQSSKKVGKLKFASNLMVISPSKEVFDKIMKVTLPKVLNKKEKYDMDLINEEMYNLKRIIYEQFIFFRKVKNLFKPEVLVLPFARYGLLTGSLKNPQHYPMIYNDILGYKTLDDDGNDILGSLNDTVAKSKYIHFSDYPLGKPWYYTSMDRFKCAAKEEKAEDAESKNEACNIWSSVYFSYKKSSEICSV, encoded by the coding sequence ATGAGGCTGATctccaaaagaagaattaggTTCCTTGTGTTCGTTTTGTTTGGTGTTCTCACCGTATTTATAGTATCGAGATGTGTCGTCCACTTCCAGTACAATGAGGAAATAAAGTACTATAAAAAGTATTTTCAACAGAAAAAGGATGGACTTCACATTTACAATCCATTAGAGATTAAGCAGATTCCTGTCGGAACAATAGATGAGCTATATGCAGCCCGTTTGGATGGAGAGCTGAAGAGTAATCGAGTAATTGAATGGTCAAAGTTTGCCTACGTGAACTATGTAACGGATGCAGACTATCTGTGTAATACCTTGATCATTtttaatgatttgaaaCAGGAGTTTGGAACAAAGGCTAAATTGGTCCTTCTGATATCCCAAGATCTAGTAGAATCAAGcacttcttcaaaaatagaTGATGTCAACTTACTTCTTCGCAAGATACAAGCTATAGATGAGAATCAGGTTATTATCAAATATATAGACAATATTGTCAAGCCAAAGGATACTACGCCTTGGAACGAAAGCTTAACGAAATTACTGGTATTTAACCAAACAGAATTTGATCGTATTATTTACTTCGATAACGATGCAAATTTAAGATCTGATTTAGACgagttattctttttgcCTGATCACATCAAATTTGCAGCACCACTAACATATTGGTCTTTATCTAATGatgatttaaaaaaatcgtACCATGAAACCCAACATCGTGAAAAGCAACCTATCAATCTTGAATCGTATACTAAAGTGCTTACCAAAAGAATTCGTAAGGGTCAGATGATTTATAACCATTTACCAAGCTTGCCACATTCGTTATATCTAAATTCGAATAACATAGCCCAAGATATTATGAGTTCTACATCATCTCTTTCACCGCTATTTAATTTTCAGAGTAGCAAAAAGGTTGGTAAGTTAAAATTTGCCTCCAATTTAATGGTTATCAGTCCCTCAAAGGAAgtatttgataaaattatGAAGGTTACGCTGCCCAAAGTGTTAAATAAGAAGGAGAAATACGATATGGATTTGATCAATGAAGAGATGTACAACTTGAAAAGGATTATTTATGAacaattcatttttttcaggaaAGTCAAGAACCTTTTTAAACCAGAGGTATTAGTTCTGCCGTTTGCAAGGTATGGCTTACTAACAGGCTCATTGAAAAACCCACAACATTATCCTATGATTTATAATGATATTTTAGGTTATAAGACATTGGATGATGATGGAAATGATATCCTTGGTTCATTAAATGACACCGTTGCAAAATCCAAgtatattcatttttcagATTACCCATTAGGTAAGCCTTGGTATTATACTTCGATGGATAGATTCAAATGTGctgcaaaagaagaaaaagctgAGGATGCagaatcaaaaaatgaagctTGCAATATTTGGAGCTCAGTGTACTTTTCCTACAAGAAATCCAGTGAAATTTGCTCGGTTTAA